Genomic DNA from Streptomyces sp. GS7:
CAGGTAGGTCTGTACGGCGTCCGGAACGGCCTGCGACTTCTGCGCCGTGGCGGCGGGTCCAGATAGACGAGTTCCGGATGCGCCACGACGATCGGGAACTGCTCGTGCAGGGACCGCTGCCACGACCTCAGGTCATCCAGGGGAGGAGGGCATCGCATGTCAGTCACGCACCAGCGGGGCGCCCGCGTCGCGCCAGGCGATGATGCCGCCCGCCAGGCTGCGCACGTCGGGATGTCCCATGCGGGTCAGCAGGGCAGCGTACAGGGCGGACTTCTCCCCGACCGGACATGCCAGCAGCACCGGTTGCCGCTTGCTGAACGGCAGCCCACCCCGTAGGAGTTCGTCGAACAGCTCGTCCACGATGTTGACCGACCCCGCGATGTGCAGTGCGGCGTACGCGAAGGGGCTGCGCAGGTCGATGACCAGAGGCCGTTGCACCGCGATCCACTTCTGCGCGTCGGCGGTGTCGATGACCGTGGCCGCCCGTATCTCGGAGTCGGTGAGCGTGGCCACGGAGTTCTTCACCGGTGGGAGGCCCAGTAGCTCGGGTCGCCGTTGCCGGACATAGCCGAGATAGCTCTCCACCCGGTCGCAGACGATGAACACGGCGGTCCTGCGTTCCGTCAGCTCGGCGTCGAGCGGGCGTAGATGGCGTAGCGCGCCGAAGTACGCCGCGCCGCCCGTGGGACCGGCGAGAATTCCGCAGCGGCGGACCAGGGTCAGCATCCCGTCGATCGCCTCGTCGGAGCTCACCGGCTCGATCGTGTCGTACGTGGCCGGATCGAAGAGGCCGACCTCGTGCACCTCGTCGACATTGCGGATTCCGGGGACGAAGTCCGACTTCTGTGCGACCAGACCGACGACCCGCACCGCCGGATCGTACTCGCGCAGCACCCTGGCCACCCCGGTGGACGAACCGGCGGTGCCCACACAGGCGACGAACCAGT
This window encodes:
- a CDS encoding pyridoxal-phosphate dependent enzyme; the encoded protein is MRYNSITEAIGNTPLVRLDPAVHGLRNIDLYAKLELLNPFGSVKDRAAWNMVRAGLPGARERGETIVELSSGNTAKALAVIAGLHGLTFKSVTNRMRVPEIKDLLLLLGAEIEELPGQTECLDPTDTEDPLTRFHQELTRPGATHFHTDQYFNALNTEAHAAGTGPEIVADLDGRAPDWFVACVGTAGSSTGVARVLREYDPAVRVVGLVAQKSDFVPGIRNVDEVHEVGLFDPATYDTIEPVSSDEAIDGMLTLVRRCGILAGPTGGAAYFGALRHLRPLDAELTERRTAVFIVCDRVESYLGYVRQRRPELLGLPPVKNSVATLTDSEIRAATVIDTADAQKWIAVQRPLVIDLRSPFAYAALHIAGSVNIVDELFDELLRGGLPFSKRQPVLLACPVGEKSALYAALLTRMGHPDVRSLAGGIIAWRDAGAPLVRD